From one Mya arenaria isolate MELC-2E11 chromosome 4, ASM2691426v1 genomic stretch:
- the LOC128230292 gene encoding uncharacterized protein LOC128230292, whose amino-acid sequence MSLNHWDRMQYGRTSTDRPDPLHALHEAGRRPPEEPAKQVPPHHEWTPYKGPLVWTGPDGNRNYRPHQCRDWQSLGVGELSPEKTLSATYISRAPDDQPFPSPRAGAMGEIGWFYKDFSHSIRPSRPANLNR is encoded by the exons ATGTCATTGAATCACTGGGACCGGATGCAGTATGGGCGTACCTCAACAGACCGACCGGACCCGCTACATGCGCTCCACGAGGCTGGCCGGAGGCCGCCTGAAGAGCCCGCTAAGCAAGTCCCGCCTCACCATGAATGGACGCCATACAAGGGTCCTCTCGTGTGGACAG GCCCAGATGGTAATCGTAACTACCGGCCGCACCAGTGCCGGGATTGGCAGTCGCTTGGGGTCGGGGAGTTGTCTCCGGAAAAGACACTAAGCGCCACGTACATCAGCCGCGCGCCGGACGACCAGCCATTCCCGTCCCCCCGGGCGGGCGCTATGGGGGAGATCGGTTGGTTTTACAAGGACTTCAGTCACTCCATCAGACCCTCTCGACCCGCGAACTTGAACAGATGA
- the LOC128232123 gene encoding uncharacterized protein LOC128232123 isoform X1, translating to MYKKNYSYCHYVNASSLFRFRRVMDRPRSTVSTMTHMTERTERTHTTSNVTARATPVTPAHKSWTAYQGPVLYTGPSGLRDQRVRTGHEFLVTGENEASSEITSQMGYLNRGAPGQAFPKAKNGQVGEIGWLYDTLKVVKGI from the exons atgtataaaaaaaactactctTACTGTCACTATGTTAACGCCTCCTCCCTCTTCCGGTTCAGGCGCGTGATGGACCGGCCTCGTTCGACGGTGAGCACGATGACGCACATGACGGAGCGGACGGAAAGAACGCATACGACGTCCAATGTGACGGCACGCGCCACCCCAGTAACCCCCGCACACAAGTCCTGGACCGCATACCAGGGACCAGTTCTTTACACAG GTCCGAGCGGCCTACGGGATCAGCGCGTGCGGACTGGGCACGAGTTTCTCGTGACGGGCGAGAACGAGGCGTCATCGGAGATCACGAGCCAGATGGGCTACCTGAACCGTGGCGCCCCGGGGCAGGCCTTCCCTAAAGCCAAGAACGGACAGGTCGGCGAGATCGGCTGGCTGTATGATACACTCAAGGTCGTCAAGGGAATTTAA
- the LOC128232123 gene encoding uncharacterized protein LOC128232123 isoform X2 produces MDRPRSTVSTMTHMTERTERTHTTSNVTARATPVTPAHKSWTAYQGPVLYTGPSGLRDQRVRTGHEFLVTGENEASSEITSQMGYLNRGAPGQAFPKAKNGQVGEIGWLYDTLKVVKGI; encoded by the exons ATGGACCGGCCTCGTTCGACGGTGAGCACGATGACGCACATGACGGAGCGGACGGAAAGAACGCATACGACGTCCAATGTGACGGCACGCGCCACCCCAGTAACCCCCGCACACAAGTCCTGGACCGCATACCAGGGACCAGTTCTTTACACAG GTCCGAGCGGCCTACGGGATCAGCGCGTGCGGACTGGGCACGAGTTTCTCGTGACGGGCGAGAACGAGGCGTCATCGGAGATCACGAGCCAGATGGGCTACCTGAACCGTGGCGCCCCGGGGCAGGCCTTCCCTAAAGCCAAGAACGGACAGGTCGGCGAGATCGGCTGGCTGTATGATACACTCAAGGTCGTCAAGGGAATTTAA